Below is a window of Musa acuminata AAA Group cultivar baxijiao unplaced genomic scaffold, Cavendish_Baxijiao_AAA HiC_scaffold_1139, whole genome shotgun sequence DNA.
aatccaatATAGAAATAGTCTCAATCTAactagatggagatgcaatccaatagtatgattggtacgaaacttaccATAGAGTTCCCTCGTATAATCAATTccattgtcctagtggtgtatccggtccttagaattaagacactaaggatatcctgtataagtacttcattctttgataccagacttataaataTAGAAGTTTCAAATTTAGTACAACTAGCCGTCgagagtgacagccaaccttacgagggctattaagtgtcgatagaggattatccatacTCGGTTTCATGAGAgtaatatctcatatatttttgctcatataaatccctggccagggttatttGAATTGTGGAAGaacgagttcttcgggagaatatgattagagcgagactcgagtagattccgtATTAGATTGATATCACTATACCCGATATACAGTCTTTGATATATtatatggatgatggactatagatatatggtaattgagaaCAGACATGTTTAatcgattggattcccctatatcatcttgggactacggtgtagtggtctagtgcgttcgtagtcgatgtgtcaagtgaattattatagagataataattcactgagccaaaagaagttctgacaggtttaACTCATaatcagcttgatattgggcctagagggtcaaacATATGATatgtgttacgacgagtagaggttcggatatgagatatccgtcagagctcctatattattggatatccaataagctcctggattattgaatcctatggatgagatccaataaaaccaatgagagattattgggtagagacccactaatctaagaagtttgagtagttggatggagatacagtacccaatagggtaagatccattagggttaagttgacatagggcatctataaataggagaaaaccaAATGGTCATAGGCTAAACTTCTTTTGGCTATCACTTTCTATTCTTCTCCTCAACtagcagcccctatttggggcatgtaaaCATTTGGACAATGATTTGATGAGCGTCTTCATTATTTCCTAGATTTATATGAATTGACCTCCTTTATTATTTCCTAGAGAgaaggacaattgacctccttcattattTCCTAGATTTATATGAATTCATTATTTCCTTGATGAGCGTCTAACATTTGGACAACGTTAGAGAgaaggacaattgacctccttcattattTCCTAGATTTAtatgaattcagggatatacgatctccctaggtaatataactttcttatatgcatagttttttggtttcgtggggttttgcacatcaatcttcaTATGACGATAAAAACATTTTATgaaaatctaaaattttcttttctattcttccgttgcacatgtgatatcgccctaAAATTTTCCAACACTTACACAATCGGAACTAAATCAAGCCATGCCCCTTCCTTAGCCACAACATAAAGAATTACAACACTACATAATCTAATACTTTTAATTTTTAACGTTTGCTTCTATAgcttaaatttataattaattatatttaggctctcattaattaaaataatataatcagTAAATAACATAAATGGATGAGGTCTATCTTATAAATAATTAGTAAATTCATCGATTATGAAATGATAGAGATTTAATGTGTATCTTTAATGTAATACTATAGGAAACACTAGACACACTccctatatatgtgtatatatatatatatatatatatatatatatatatatatatatatatatatatatatatatatatatatatatatgtatgtatatatatatatatatatatatatatatatatgtatgtatgtatatatatatatatatatatatatatatatatgtatatatatatatatatatatatatatgtatgtatatatatatatatatgtatgtatatatatatatatatgtatatatatatatgtgtatatatatatatatatatatatgtgtatatatatgtatgtatgtatatatatgtatgtatgtatgtatgtatgtatatacacgtATGCATATACGTATgcgtatatgtatacgtatatgtgtatatgtatatgtatgtatgtatatctgtatatatatatatatatatatatatatatatatatatatatatatataatttaaataaaaatattattttttttattaataatatattttattttaatgtgaaTCTTATAATTGTGAGTTGGTGACGAGTATTTGCTAGCTTTATAATAGAGTACTCATGACAAAATCTTAAAAAACTTGGATGGAGAtttttttatttgtcataaaaCTAAACTCAAACAACGTTTATAACGATGCTAATTAAAATTTCCTGCTTGCTTTTCCAACACTCCATTTGCATCATGCTGAAGGAGAAAGTTATGCATCATCCTTCGTACCAATCCTTCCTTCTCCAACCGTCAACCCTATTTTGCTGCAACCAAATCATCTTGCAACAGATGGATTCATAAGATGTCAAATCCCACCATTCCGTGTTGCAGTGGGAAGAGTAGTTTCCACGGAATTAACGAGAAGAGAAAGGTGGAATAGTGGAGAGGTTTGACTTCTCGTCCGTGTCTTTAGCTTCGGTCGGCATTTGACTTTGGCGATGACCACAACGATGGGTATCGATTTGCTGTTTGATTTAAATCAGGGTTCAGCTTTTCTTGCGAGAGGAGCTTCGTTTTGGTGCTCGGTCTCGCTGACTGTGTGGTGAGAAATGCTGTTTACTGTTTTGGATGATTAGCTGATCCTGCGCTTTCTGTATATATGTTTACGTGTAGGTTGCCACTGCTTTCCAGACCGCAACTCATGGCGACTCTTCCGTGGACGCCGGCGACCGCGGCGGTGCACCAGTACCTGATGGCCGCGCTCTCCCACCGCGGAGCGGCTGCGCTTCCATACACTGAGGAAGCCAGGTGGACGATCCACCATCATCTCGCAGCCCTGTCCCACGCGTTCCCCACCCTCCGACCCACCGCCGGCCACTTCACTCACAACGACGGCCGTGGCGCCACCCTCCTCCGCGCCGAGGGCACCATCCCCCTCGCAACGTCCTCCTCCGCCTGTCTCTCGATTTCCATCTGGCTCCTCGAGGCCTACCCCAACCTGCCGCCGGCCGTGTTCCTCTCGTTCCCTCCGGGCACGGCCGTCAAGCCGCGCCATCCCCTCGTCGACCCCTCCGGCTCCGTTTCCGTCCCTTATCTCCGGTCCTGGATCTTCCCTTACTACAACCTCGTCGACCTCGTTCGGTCTCTCGGTCAGCTCTTCAGCCAAGACCCGCCCTTCGCCATCTCCCCGAGCGCCATCCACGACGCCAAGGCCAGAGAGACCGCCAAGGTCGTGGAAGCAGTGCAACGGCACCTGGCGGCGGCAGGGAAGAGCCACACGGCGGAGATGGAGGCTCTACTCGACACGCAGACGCAGCTCAAACGGAGGAAAGCGGAGATCGCCCGCGGGTTGACAAgattggaggaggagaaggagctgCTGGAACAGCAGCTCCAGATGCTGATCATGAACTGCGACGTGATGGAGAGTTGGGTGGCGAAGAACCACAGGAGGCCGACAGCGAGCTTGGACGGCGTGTTCGAGCCGTCGAACGCTCACTCGAGGCCGGCGATGGAGTGCGTGGCCGCGGACATGGCGGCGGAGGACGTGATGTATGCGTTGGATGAGGCGTTGAGGGAGGGATGTGTTCCTCTTGATGTTTACTTGAAGAGTGTGAGAACCACGTCGAGGGAGCAGTTCTTCCACCGAGCCATCTCCGCGAAGCTTGCTCCACCTCAGTTTGAGCTCGAGAATTAATGGAGTCAATTGTGTGATGTACGTATGATCacatgaattcttcccttcttttttgttCTCATTAATAAGGGCTTTGATTCCACTCATATATACATGTAGATAtgaaggattatatatatatatatgaacattgATGTTGATAATGGATATGCAGATGCTTTCCGATACCATATACAGACTTGAATGAGGTGTTCCATTTGGTTGCTTGTGTCTCTTTTGATAGATATGTTGTGATCATTTGCATGTTTCAGGTTATTATAGTTTTCTCTTTTCATGGCAATTTATTTAAGTTTTAATTCAATTACCTattcttttatgtttttaatcAGTGTCAATTTATCCAGAAGCTTATGCGAATAGATGATATATGATTTATATTGTTAGAAGTTACTTTAGTCCTATTTTTAAGAGTGTAAACATGCATGATAGAAGTTGTTTCTAAATATTAGGAAAAATAACCAAAAACATACACCCACAATTCCTTGGATTGTCATACAATAATGAGAACCCCAGTAACATAGTAAACAGTCAAGATCTGTTCTTACCAATTGGAATACAGAACCAATGATTGACCAACAAAATTAGATCTCTACCACAGCTTGGTGTATGAAGAGCAGAAGGCTGAATTGGCATGTGAGTTGGTGTGTCCTCATCGTCAGCTTCAATCGGCAGAAACAAGTCGGTGTCAGCCTTGTTTTGTTGCACTGCATCTATGCGGATGCGTCCATGGAGTGTGTACATGGGAGTGACAGGCACTTGGTAGTCTCCGATGGAGGACCATCAGGTGTACCTGATGAAAACATTTTTTTGCCAGCTCAATGGAGTACCGCTGAGAGTAGAGCTGCACACACACAGATCCAACACAAGGATTCATTAGAATTATACTACCTGTTTCATGAAGGTTTGAGATAAATGCAACTGAGTTTGTGTTACTTACCATCTATCAACATGACTTTATATAATGTGACAATCACATTCAATAATTAGTTTTGATTGCCAAATCATGAAATTTAACTTGACcgatgtaaaaagaaaaaaaattcgactaatcaatagaaaatactcgtatttgatattttatttcagttcaagaattaaa
It encodes the following:
- the LOC135581836 gene encoding protein ELC-like codes for the protein MFTCRLPLLSRPQLMATLPWTPATAAVHQYLMAALSHRGAAALPYTEEARWTIHHHLAALSHAFPTLRPTAGHFTHNDGRGATLLRAEGTIPLATSSSACLSISIWLLEAYPNLPPAVFLSFPPGTAVKPRHPLVDPSGSVSVPYLRSWIFPYYNLVDLVRSLGQLFSQDPPFAISPSAIHDAKARETAKVVEAVQRHLAAAGKSHTAEMEALLDTQTQLKRRKAEIARGLTRLEEEKELLEQQLQMLIMNCDVMESWVAKNHRRPTASLDGVFEPSNAHSRPAMECVAADMAAEDVMYALDEALREGCVPLDVYLKSVRTTSREQFFHRAISAKLAPPQFELEN